A single window of Archangium gephyra DNA harbors:
- a CDS encoding RCC1 repeat-containing protein, translating into MNQRLSATIGIAWLFLGGVLGAGCARERSNPEQALPAKTEQARPIAQARPGVQANRISAGAWHSLLLGSDGTVWAWGDNTHGQLGSGTTLSRPIPVRVPGLSGVVAVAAGDHFSLALRSDGTVWAWGDNSAGQLGDNTTTDRSSPVQVPGLSDVTSLAAGDHFSLALRSDGTVWAWGDNGYGQLGDGSATSRPSPAPVPGLTEVVALAAGSFHAVAVRSDGMVWAWGDNSAGQLGDESVPFLASPGKVPSLSGVISVAAGDVHSLALGADGSVWAWGGNGDGQLGQSSTDAAFSPVKVPGLSNVTALTAGDVHSLALRSDGTVWAAGGNYSGQLGDGTTTRRLSFSPVSGLSGIVAVAAGRYHGLVLRSDGYLLSWGNDFQGQLGDGTAGAPSLSALQTFQPWIRGVLATGLYYSLALRSDGTVWAWGNNYYGQLGDGTTTQRVSPSQVPALSSVVALAAGSYHSLALRSDGTVWAWGNNYYYGQLGDGTTTPRLSPIQVPALTGVVAVAAGSTHSLALRSDGTVWAWGDNSSGQLGDGTTTHRPTPFQIPALTGVVALAAGGAHSLALRSDGTVWAWGHNAYGQLGDGTTTQHLTPSQVPALSGVMALAAGAYHSLVLRSDGTVWGWGYNAVGAVGDGTGTHRLAPVQVPALTGVVAVSAGGHHSMALRADGAVWAWGDNFYGQLGDGTTTRRLAPVQVPALTGVVALAAGAHHSMVLLSDGTLRAWGSNASGMLGRGHSDYESAPQLAVGLSQASSVSGGQGHSLALRSDGTVWAWGNNASGQLGDGTTTRRLAPVPVPGLTGVTALEAGAHHSLALRSDGSLWAWGDNQYGQFGDGTTTSSAVPVQVPTLAGVVTLAAGPYHTLALRSDGTVWAWGDNYYGQLGDGTTTSRRAPVQVSGLTGVVALAAARDHSLALLADGTVWAWGNGTQGQLGDGFYTYSRRTPLQVPGITGVVAIAAGQQHSLALRSNGTVWAWGNNFFGQIGDGTDTQRRTPVQVPGLSNVTALSAAALHSLALRSDGTLWAWGGNGSLNTPRLVLDGVTGMAATESHALAVGGPDGHVHAWGDNTHGQLGNLQAGYYPTPGEVLLP; encoded by the coding sequence ATGAATCAGAGACTGTCGGCGACGATAGGGATTGCATGGTTGTTTCTTGGGGGGGTGTTGGGAGCCGGGTGTGCTCGCGAGCGGAGCAACCCTGAGCAGGCGCTCCCCGCGAAGACCGAGCAGGCGCGGCCCATCGCTCAAGCCCGGCCCGGTGTCCAAGCCAACAGGATTTCCGCGGGTGCCTGGCACTCGCTCCTTCTCGGGTCGGACGGCACGGTATGGGCCTGGGGAGACAACACCCACGGGCAGCTCGGGAGTGGCACGACGCTCTCCCGCCCGATACCTGTCCGTGTGCCTGGCCTCTCCGGGGTGGTGGCTGTCGCGGCGGGAGATCATTTCTCGCTGGCGCTGCGCTCGGATGGCACGGTGTGGGCCTGGGGGGACAACAGCGCGGGCCAGCTCGGGGACAACACCACCACCGATCGGTCCTCGCCCGTGCAGGTCCCCGGCCTCTCGGACGTCACGTCGCTCGCGGCGGGAGATCATTTCTCGCTGGCGTTGCGCTCGGATGGCACGGTGTGGGCTTGGGGGGACAACGGCTATGGCCAGCTCGGTGATGGCTCCGCCACCTCACGCCCCAGTCCCGCCCCCGTGCCCGGTCTCACCGAGGTGGTGGCGCTCGCGGCGGGAAGCTTTCATGCGGTCGCCGTGCGCTCGGACGGCATGGTGTGGGCCTGGGGGGACAACAGCGCGGGCCAACTCGGTGACGAGTCGGTGCCCTTTCTCGCCTCTCCCGGGAAGGTGCCCAGTCTCTCGGGGGTGATCTCCGTCGCGGCGGGTGACGTCCACTCGCTGGCGCTGGGAGCGGACGGGTCCGTCTGGGCCTGGGGTGGCAATGGCGATGGGCAGCTCGGCCAAAGCTCGACCGATGCCGCGTTCTCACCCGTGAAGGTGCCGGGCCTGTCGAACGTCACGGCGCTCACGGCGGGTGACGTCCACTCGCTGGCGCTGCGCTCGGATGGCACGGTGTGGGCCGCAGGTGGCAACTATTCCGGCCAGCTCGGCGATGGCACCACCACGCGGCGCCTTTCCTTCAGTCCGGTGTCCGGGCTCTCGGGAATCGTGGCCGTCGCGGCGGGCCGTTACCACGGGCTGGTGCTGCGCTCGGACGGTTACCTGTTGAGCTGGGGCAATGACTTCCAGGGACAGTTGGGGGATGGCACCGCGGGCGCCCCGAGCCTCTCCGCCCTCCAGACATTCCAGCCCTGGATACGGGGCGTGCTCGCGACGGGCCTCTACTACTCGCTGGCGCTGCGCTCGGATGGAACCGTGTGGGCCTGGGGCAATAACTACTATGGCCAGCTCGGCGATGGCACCACCACACAGCGCGTCTCCCCCTCCCAGGTGCCCGCGCTCTCGAGCGTCGTGGCCCTCGCGGCGGGCAGTTACCATTCGCTGGCGCTGCGCTCGGATGGAACCGTGTGGGCCTGGGGCAATAACTACTACTACGGCCAGCTCGGCGATGGCACCACCACGCCGCGCCTCTCGCCCATCCAGGTGCCGGCACTCACGGGAGTGGTGGCCGTCGCGGCGGGCAGTACCCACTCGCTGGCGCTGCGCTCGGATGGAACCGTGTGGGCCTGGGGCGACAACTCCTCCGGCCAGCTCGGCGATGGCACCACCACGCATCGGCCCACTCCCTTCCAGATACCCGCGCTCACGGGAGTGGTGGCCCTCGCGGCGGGCGGTGCCCACTCGCTGGCGCTGCGCTCGGATGGAACCGTCTGGGCCTGGGGCCACAACGCCTACGGCCAGCTCGGCGATGGCACCACCACGCAGCACCTCACCCCCTCTCAGGTGCCCGCGCTTTCGGGAGTCATGGCGCTCGCGGCGGGCGCCTACCACTCGCTGGTGCTGCGCTCGGATGGAACGGTGTGGGGCTGGGGTTACAACGCCGTGGGAGCCGTGGGCGACGGGACCGGGACGCATCGGCTCGCTCCCGTCCAGGTTCCCGCGCTCACGGGAGTGGTGGCCGTCTCGGCGGGCGGTCACCACTCCATGGCGCTTCGCGCGGATGGCGCCGTGTGGGCCTGGGGTGACAATTTCTATGGGCAGCTCGGCGATGGGACCACCACGCGGCGGCTGGCACCCGTCCAGGTGCCCGCGCTCACGGGGGTCGTGGCACTCGCGGCGGGTGCTCATCACTCGATGGTGCTGCTCTCGGATGGCACCTTGAGGGCCTGGGGCTCCAACGCCTCCGGCATGCTGGGCCGAGGCCATTCCGACTACGAGTCGGCCCCGCAGCTCGCCGTGGGGCTGAGCCAGGCCTCGTCCGTGAGCGGCGGCCAGGGTCACTCGCTGGCACTGCGCTCGGATGGGACCGTGTGGGCTTGGGGCAACAACGCCTCCGGCCAGCTGGGTGACGGCACCACCACGCGGCGCCTCGCGCCTGTCCCGGTGCCGGGCCTCACGGGCGTCACGGCGCTGGAGGCGGGGGCACATCATTCCCTGGCGCTGCGTTCGGATGGCTCTCTCTGGGCCTGGGGGGACAATCAGTATGGCCAGTTCGGCGATGGCACCACGACTTCCAGTGCCGTCCCCGTCCAGGTGCCGACGCTCGCGGGAGTCGTGACCTTGGCGGCGGGGCCCTATCACACCCTGGCCTTGCGCTCGGACGGGACGGTGTGGGCGTGGGGCGACAACTACTACGGCCAGCTCGGGGATGGCACCACCACGTCGCGCCGTGCTCCCGTTCAGGTGTCGGGTCTCACGGGCGTCGTGGCCCTCGCGGCGGCACGGGACCACTCCCTGGCGTTGCTCGCGGATGGCACGGTCTGGGCCTGGGGCAACGGTACCCAGGGGCAGCTCGGTGACGGCTTCTACACGTACTCGCGCCGCACGCCCCTCCAGGTACCTGGCATCACGGGGGTGGTGGCCATCGCGGCGGGCCAACAGCACTCCCTGGCCCTGCGCTCGAACGGGACGGTGTGGGCCTGGGGCAACAACTTCTTCGGCCAGATCGGGGACGGCACCGACACGCAGCGTCGCACGCCCGTCCAGGTGCCGGGTCTCTCGAACGTCACGGCGCTGTCGGCGGCGGCCTTGCATTCCCTCGCCCTGCGTTCGGATGGCACGCTCTGGGCCTGGGGCGGGAACGGCTCGCTGAACACGCCCAGGCTCGTTCTGGACGGCGTCACGGGGATGGCCGCCACGGAGTCGCACGCGCTGGCCGTCGGAGGGCCAGACGGTCACGTCCACGCCTGGGGAGACAACACCCACGGACAGTTGGGCAATCTCCAGGCCGGCTACTACCCCACCCCGGGCGAGGTGTTGCTGCCCTGA
- a CDS encoding AI-2E family transporter — protein MAGINSSMGGHPSQVTLKTAFTVCFAVFAVVALAVLLVKAQVALILTGIAALIAVALNHLVVLLMRTRLARGVAVGLVLAVLLSAVTTVALLVIPSALTQGQALVEQAPTLIDQILASRLFHRLDARFHILDHLQKQGGDTTKLASGALPPLLHAVSGVFSLVGALITILFLVVFMLIFGPGLVQRAVALTLPERRERYERVLGKVYTATGGYLAGLTLICTINATLTTTILAIIGVPYFLPLGIASGFSSMVPYAGPIVAGGAITLLTLATAGSWKALAVFIYFILYGQLEGNVLAPLVFKRTVHINPLLTLFAVVCFVEMAGIVGALLAVPVMAAAQIIARELLLIRQERLSARVRPP, from the coding sequence GTGGCGGGCATCAACTCGTCGATGGGTGGTCACCCCTCCCAGGTGACGCTCAAGACAGCCTTCACCGTGTGCTTCGCCGTGTTCGCGGTGGTGGCGCTGGCGGTGCTGCTCGTGAAGGCGCAGGTGGCGCTCATCCTCACCGGCATCGCCGCCCTCATCGCCGTCGCGCTCAACCACCTGGTGGTGCTGTTGATGCGGACCCGGCTCGCGCGGGGGGTCGCCGTCGGGCTCGTGCTCGCCGTGCTGCTGAGCGCCGTGACGACGGTGGCCCTGCTGGTGATTCCCTCCGCGCTCACCCAGGGGCAGGCCCTGGTCGAACAGGCGCCCACGCTCATCGACCAGATCCTCGCCTCGCGCCTCTTCCACCGCCTCGACGCGCGCTTCCACATCCTGGATCACCTCCAGAAGCAGGGCGGCGACACCACGAAGCTGGCCTCGGGCGCGCTGCCTCCGCTGTTGCACGCCGTCAGCGGGGTGTTCAGCCTGGTGGGCGCGCTCATCACCATCCTCTTCCTGGTGGTGTTCATGCTCATCTTCGGCCCCGGGCTGGTGCAGCGGGCGGTGGCCCTGACGCTGCCCGAGCGCCGGGAGCGCTACGAGCGCGTCCTGGGCAAGGTGTACACCGCGACGGGGGGCTACCTGGCCGGGCTCACCCTCATCTGCACCATCAACGCCACCCTCACCACCACCATCCTGGCCATCATCGGGGTGCCCTACTTCCTGCCGCTGGGCATCGCGAGCGGCTTCTCCAGCATGGTGCCGTACGCGGGGCCCATCGTGGCCGGTGGCGCCATCACGCTGCTGACGCTCGCCACGGCCGGCTCCTGGAAGGCGCTCGCGGTGTTCATCTACTTCATCCTCTACGGGCAGCTCGAGGGCAACGTGCTGGCCCCGCTGGTCTTCAAGCGCACGGTGCACATCAACCCGTTGCTCACCCTGTTCGCGGTGGTCTGCTTCGTGGAGATGGCGGGCATTGTCGGCGCGCTGCTGGCGGTGCCCGTGATGGCGGCCGCGCAGATCATCGCGCGGGAGCTGTTGCTCATCCGTCAGGAGCGGCTCAGCGCCCGGGTCCGGCCGCCCTGA
- a CDS encoding catalase, which translates to MDKKTPETVSINERSKDLELERNRSDPAGQRMTTGQGVPVEDTDNSLKVGARGPTLLEDFHLREKIMRFDHERIPERVVHARGSAAHGYFQVYESLAEYTKAKVFQDPSKKTPVFVRFSTVAGSRGSADTVRDVRGFAVKFYTEEGNWDLVGNNIPVFFIQDGIKFPDIVHAAKPEPHHEMPQASTAHDSFWDFISLMPESAHMIMWVMSDRAIPRSYRMMEGFGVHTFRLVNAKGVSRFVKFHWKPLLGVHSLVWDEAQKLAGKDPDFHRRDLWEAIEKGNFPEYELGLQIIDEKDADKLGIDLLDSTKIIPEEVVPVRRVGKLVLNRNPTNFFAETEQVAFCTSHVVPGIDFTDDPLLQARNFSYLDTQLTRLGGPNFTEIPINRPIAPVHNFHQDGFHRQTIDQGRANYFPNSLGGGCPFMAAAEKGGYRHFPEKVAGEKVRQRAESFQDHFSQAGLFFRSMSKPEREHIIMALQFELAKVEREEVRKRVVEQILAKIDAELVTEVAQGLGMTVPTMTAVKGKLEKVVDTLGLPMVDKSPALSQENQKKDSIKTRRIGVLVADGFDTAELQSTKAAIEQAGGELVIISRRLGMVKGADGQSVKVDKSALTTGSFEYDAVFVPGGAASVSVLKKDGDSVHFIQEAYRHCKPIGVTKEATGLLEEADVSTSSLGVVVGEAGGQDFPAKFIAAIAQHRFWARHDKDLISG; encoded by the coding sequence TTGGACAAGAAGACCCCGGAGACGGTGAGCATCAACGAGCGCAGCAAGGACCTGGAGCTGGAGAGGAACCGTTCGGATCCCGCGGGCCAGCGGATGACGACGGGGCAGGGCGTTCCCGTCGAGGACACGGACAACTCCCTGAAGGTGGGGGCCCGGGGTCCCACGCTGCTCGAGGACTTCCACCTCCGTGAGAAGATCATGCGCTTCGACCACGAGCGCATCCCGGAGCGCGTGGTGCATGCGCGAGGCTCGGCCGCGCACGGCTACTTCCAGGTCTACGAGTCCCTGGCCGAGTACACCAAGGCGAAGGTCTTCCAGGATCCGTCCAAGAAGACGCCCGTCTTCGTGCGCTTCTCCACCGTGGCGGGTTCGCGCGGCTCGGCGGACACGGTGCGGGACGTGCGGGGCTTCGCCGTGAAGTTCTACACGGAGGAGGGCAACTGGGATCTGGTGGGCAACAACATCCCCGTCTTCTTCATCCAGGACGGCATCAAGTTCCCGGACATCGTCCACGCGGCCAAGCCCGAGCCGCACCACGAGATGCCCCAGGCCTCCACCGCGCATGACTCGTTCTGGGACTTCATCTCGCTCATGCCGGAATCGGCGCACATGATCATGTGGGTCATGTCCGACCGGGCCATTCCCCGCAGCTACCGGATGATGGAGGGCTTCGGGGTCCACACCTTCCGCCTGGTCAACGCGAAGGGCGTGTCGCGCTTCGTGAAGTTCCACTGGAAGCCGCTGCTCGGCGTGCATTCGCTCGTGTGGGACGAGGCCCAGAAGCTCGCGGGCAAGGACCCGGACTTCCACCGCCGAGACCTCTGGGAGGCCATCGAGAAGGGCAACTTCCCCGAGTATGAGCTCGGCCTGCAGATCATCGACGAGAAGGACGCGGACAAGCTGGGAATCGATCTGCTGGACTCGACGAAGATCATCCCGGAGGAGGTCGTTCCGGTGCGCCGCGTGGGCAAGCTGGTGCTCAACCGCAATCCGACGAACTTCTTCGCGGAGACGGAGCAGGTGGCGTTCTGCACCTCGCACGTGGTGCCGGGCATCGACTTCACGGACGATCCGCTCCTGCAGGCGCGCAACTTCTCGTACCTGGACACGCAGCTCACGCGGCTGGGTGGGCCGAACTTCACCGAGATCCCCATCAACCGTCCGATCGCGCCGGTCCACAACTTCCATCAGGACGGCTTCCACCGGCAGACCATCGACCAGGGGCGGGCCAACTACTTCCCCAACTCGCTGGGGGGCGGCTGCCCGTTCATGGCCGCCGCGGAGAAGGGCGGCTACCGGCACTTCCCGGAGAAGGTGGCGGGAGAGAAGGTGCGCCAGCGCGCGGAGAGCTTCCAGGATCACTTCAGCCAGGCGGGCCTGTTCTTCCGCAGCATGTCCAAGCCCGAGCGTGAGCACATCATCATGGCCCTCCAGTTCGAGCTGGCGAAGGTCGAGCGGGAGGAGGTGCGCAAGCGCGTGGTCGAGCAGATCCTCGCGAAGATCGACGCGGAGCTCGTCACGGAGGTGGCGCAGGGCCTGGGGATGACGGTGCCCACGATGACGGCGGTGAAGGGCAAGCTCGAGAAGGTGGTGGACACCCTGGGGCTGCCGATGGTGGACAAGTCGCCCGCGCTGAGCCAGGAGAACCAGAAGAAGGATTCCATCAAGACGCGGCGCATCGGCGTGCTCGTGGCGGACGGCTTCGACACGGCGGAGCTCCAGTCCACGAAGGCGGCCATCGAGCAGGCGGGCGGCGAGCTGGTGATCATCTCCCGGCGCCTGGGCATGGTGAAGGGAGCGGACGGGCAGTCGGTCAAGGTGGACAAGAGCGCGCTCACCACGGGCTCGTTCGAGTACGACGCCGTCTTCGTGCCCGGGGGCGCCGCGAGCGTGTCCGTGCTGAAGAAGGACGGAGACTCGGTGCACTTCATCCAGGAGGCCTACCGTCACTGCAAGCCCATCGGGGTGACGAAGGAGGCCACCGGGCTGCTGGAGGAAGCGGACGTGTCCACCAGCTCGCTGGGCGTCGTCGTGGGTGAGGCGGGCGGCCAGGACTTCCCCGCGAAGTTCATCGCGGCCATCGCGCAGCACCGGTTCTGGGCCCGTCATGACAAGGATCTGATCTCGGGCTGA
- a CDS encoding LVIVD repeat-containing protein, which translates to MLTATAAIPPRGTSTPRRFALLALLSLLAACKDNLPPVTPPAPEPLTEPDARIVDTPFKKAPRPIIGALRAPLDKLPQVENFELVGYNPLPNPGDTRPRGLNGPTAVSGNCLYVGSRVGRRPGTGADFGTPALPPELLILDIRDPSKPEVVGALPTLLNATSRELRTIPERNTLIVMNFRETGPDSSAVNNYQIYDITDCRNPVLKQTIPLGVDRPHEFFLWKDPRDPGRFLLFSAIHLGTVREPSLRVFELRDPPNSPISPDPVASFTLSPAVPRTEPIDPGAYRNDHFVFNAERPATQRNNVHSMSVTPDGARTYVANIHAGYYILDSSRLTQGLPCTPHTVTADATTNKDPNLCLRKLDPEPNARVDFTPPNAWTEHSVYPVPGRPYLLVSGERNGVDTCPWSVGTILDITVERFPQVVSRYLLPENLEANCYAGGPGDPALGREFSPHSHLVFPNLFFISWYSGGLRAWDISNPVLPMEVGVYVPKPAPDIVEPFRNSPDVWFWSQPLLYNGLIYIADINSGIYILRYKGARADEVPQQGLHLSNTNF; encoded by the coding sequence ATGCTGACAGCCACCGCCGCCATCCCCCCCCGAGGCACATCCACCCCCAGGCGCTTCGCGCTGCTCGCGCTGCTCTCCCTGCTCGCCGCGTGCAAGGACAACCTACCTCCGGTGACTCCGCCGGCCCCGGAGCCCCTGACCGAGCCCGACGCGCGGATCGTCGACACTCCGTTCAAGAAGGCGCCTCGCCCCATCATCGGAGCGCTCCGCGCGCCGCTCGACAAGCTGCCGCAAGTCGAGAACTTCGAGCTCGTCGGCTACAACCCCTTGCCCAATCCCGGAGACACCCGGCCCCGGGGCCTCAACGGCCCCACCGCCGTCTCCGGCAACTGTCTCTATGTCGGCAGCCGCGTCGGGCGCCGGCCGGGAACAGGGGCGGACTTCGGCACCCCCGCGCTGCCTCCGGAGCTGCTCATCCTGGACATCCGGGATCCGAGCAAGCCCGAGGTCGTGGGCGCCCTGCCCACCCTCCTCAACGCCACCTCGCGCGAGCTCCGGACCATCCCCGAGCGGAACACCCTCATCGTGATGAACTTCCGGGAGACGGGGCCCGACAGCAGCGCGGTGAACAACTACCAGATCTACGATATCACCGACTGCCGCAACCCGGTCCTCAAGCAGACCATCCCCCTGGGAGTCGATCGGCCGCATGAGTTCTTCCTGTGGAAGGATCCGCGCGATCCAGGGCGCTTCCTGCTCTTCTCCGCCATCCACCTGGGCACCGTGAGGGAGCCCTCGCTCCGGGTGTTCGAGCTGAGGGATCCCCCCAACAGCCCCATCAGCCCGGACCCGGTGGCGAGCTTCACGCTCAGCCCGGCGGTGCCCCGCACGGAGCCCATCGATCCGGGCGCCTACCGCAACGACCACTTCGTCTTCAACGCGGAGCGGCCCGCCACGCAACGCAACAACGTCCACTCCATGTCCGTGACCCCGGATGGAGCGCGGACGTACGTGGCCAACATCCACGCGGGCTATTACATCCTGGACAGCTCGCGTCTGACGCAGGGCCTGCCATGCACGCCCCACACCGTCACCGCCGACGCGACGACCAACAAGGACCCCAACCTGTGCCTGCGCAAGCTCGACCCGGAGCCCAATGCCAGGGTGGACTTCACGCCTCCGAATGCGTGGACCGAGCACTCCGTGTATCCCGTCCCGGGCCGGCCCTATCTGCTCGTCTCCGGCGAGCGCAACGGCGTGGACACCTGCCCCTGGAGCGTGGGCACCATCCTGGACATCACGGTCGAGCGCTTCCCGCAGGTGGTGTCGCGCTACCTGCTGCCCGAGAACCTGGAGGCCAACTGCTATGCCGGAGGTCCGGGTGACCCGGCGCTCGGGCGCGAGTTCTCCCCGCACTCGCACCTCGTCTTCCCCAACCTGTTCTTCATCTCCTGGTACTCGGGGGGCCTGCGCGCCTGGGACATCTCCAACCCGGTGCTCCCGATGGAGGTGGGCGTCTACGTGCCCAAACCCGCTCCGGACATCGTGGAGCCGTTCCGCAACAGCCCGGACGTGTGGTTCTGGTCCCAGCCCCTGCTCTACAACGGGCTGATCTACATCGCCGACATCAACAGCGGCATCTACATCCTGCGCTACAAGGGTGCCCGCGCGGACGAGGTGCCGCAGCAGGGGCTGCACCTCAGCAACACCAACTTCTAG
- the ahcY gene encoding adenosylhomocysteinase, with product MRAVTDLSKFTDFRIADIKLAEWGRKEIAIAETEMPGLMAIRDEFTKTQPLKGARVAGSLHMTIQTAVLIQTLEALGAEVRWASCNIFSTQDHAAAAIAAGGTPVFAYKGETLEEYWEFTHRIFDWADGGTPNMILDDGGDATLLIHLGTRAETDPSVLNNPGSEEETILFASIKKQLAAKPGWYSKILKNIQGVTEETTTGVHRLYQMAKDGKLKFPAINVNDSVTKSKFDNIYGCRESLVDAIKRATDVMIAGKVAVVCGYGEVGKGSAQALRGLQAQVWVTEIDPICALQAAMEGYRVVTMEYAADKADIFVTATGNFQVITHDHMKRMKNNAIVCNIGHFDNEIDVAGLKQYKWDNIKPQVDHIIFPDNKRIILLAEGRLVNLGCGTGHPSYVMSSSFANQVLAQVEIFTNPGKYKPGVYMLPRHLDEKVARLQLTKLGAELTELTEDQAKYIGVSKQGPFKSDHYRY from the coding sequence ATGAGGGCTGTAACCGATCTCAGCAAGTTCACCGACTTCCGCATCGCCGACATCAAGCTGGCCGAGTGGGGCCGCAAGGAGATCGCGATCGCCGAGACCGAGATGCCCGGTCTCATGGCCATCCGCGATGAGTTCACCAAGACCCAGCCCCTCAAGGGCGCTCGCGTCGCTGGCTCGCTCCACATGACGATCCAGACCGCGGTGCTCATCCAGACCCTCGAGGCCCTCGGGGCCGAGGTCCGCTGGGCGTCCTGCAACATCTTCTCCACCCAGGACCACGCCGCGGCCGCCATCGCCGCCGGCGGCACCCCCGTGTTCGCCTACAAGGGCGAGACGCTCGAGGAGTACTGGGAGTTCACCCACCGCATCTTCGACTGGGCCGACGGTGGCACGCCCAACATGATCCTCGATGACGGTGGCGACGCCACGCTGCTCATCCACCTGGGCACCCGCGCCGAGACGGATCCCTCCGTCCTCAACAACCCCGGCAGCGAGGAGGAGACCATCCTCTTCGCCTCCATCAAGAAGCAGCTGGCCGCCAAGCCGGGCTGGTACTCGAAGATCCTCAAGAACATCCAGGGCGTCACCGAGGAGACCACCACGGGCGTGCACCGCCTGTATCAGATGGCCAAGGACGGCAAGCTCAAGTTCCCCGCCATCAACGTCAACGACTCGGTCACCAAGTCCAAGTTCGACAACATCTACGGCTGCCGCGAGTCCCTGGTGGACGCCATCAAGCGCGCCACCGACGTGATGATCGCCGGCAAGGTCGCCGTGGTGTGCGGCTACGGTGAGGTGGGCAAGGGCTCGGCGCAGGCGCTGCGCGGCCTCCAGGCCCAGGTGTGGGTCACCGAGATCGATCCCATCTGCGCGCTCCAGGCCGCGATGGAGGGTTACCGCGTCGTCACCATGGAGTACGCGGCCGACAAGGCCGACATCTTCGTGACCGCCACGGGCAACTTCCAGGTCATCACCCACGATCACATGAAGCGGATGAAGAACAACGCGATCGTGTGCAACATCGGCCACTTCGACAACGAGATCGATGTGGCGGGCCTCAAGCAGTACAAGTGGGACAACATCAAGCCGCAGGTCGATCACATCATCTTCCCGGACAACAAGCGCATCATCCTGCTGGCCGAGGGGCGTCTGGTGAACCTGGGCTGCGGCACCGGCCACCCCAGCTACGTGATGAGCTCGTCCTTCGCCAACCAGGTGCTGGCGCAGGTGGAGATCTTCACCAACCCCGGCAAGTACAAGCCGGGCGTGTACATGCTGCCGCGGCACCTCGATGAGAAGGTGGCCCGCCTCCAGCTCACCAAGCTGGGCGCAGAGCTCACCGAGCTCACCGAGGACCAGGCCAAGTACATCGGCGTCTCCAAGCAGGGTCCCTTCAAGAGCGACCACTACCGCTACTAG
- a CDS encoding FG-GAP-like repeat-containing protein yields the protein MQSRTLPPLLPFLLVVWGPLLTSGCGASEQTPAPVEQAPSLATDVRELYVDTPSVWSSPRISVCWENPTTANATERAWVQDAAEGSWGSVSAVDFVGWGPCTATSRGVRIRIADAAAGPHVKRLGSRLDGFVDGMELNFTFANWSTTDCQPQREFCIRAIAVHEFGHALGFAHEQNRPDRPATCAQPAQGSNGDQMIGAWDLQSVMNYCNPVWIGSGRLSATDIAGVVQLYGDVLWSREFGYDASWRVEYHPRTAADVNGDGRADIVGFSHGGVIVALSTGSGFTPGQLWLADFGYTASWRVEYHPRTLADVNGDGRADIVGFSHGGVIVALSTGTGFTPAQFWLADFGYTASWRVEYHPRTLADVNGDGRADIVGFSHGGVIVALSTGTGFTPGQLWLAEFGYNASWRVEYHPRTLADVNGDGRADIVGFSHGGVIVALSTGTGFTPAQFWLASFGYSAGDWRVEKHPRTLADINGNGRADIIGFGNAGVYTHLY from the coding sequence TTGCAGAGCAGAACCCTCCCTCCCCTCCTGCCGTTCCTCCTCGTGGTGTGGGGACCTCTCCTCACCTCGGGATGTGGTGCCAGCGAGCAGACCCCGGCCCCCGTCGAGCAGGCGCCTTCCCTCGCGACGGATGTACGCGAGCTCTACGTCGACACCCCTTCCGTGTGGAGCTCTCCGCGCATCAGCGTCTGCTGGGAGAATCCAACGACCGCGAACGCCACCGAGCGGGCCTGGGTGCAGGATGCGGCAGAGGGCTCGTGGGGAAGTGTCTCGGCGGTCGACTTCGTCGGTTGGGGCCCGTGCACCGCGACTTCTCGGGGGGTCCGCATCCGTATCGCGGATGCGGCCGCGGGACCTCACGTGAAGCGGCTCGGCAGCAGGTTGGACGGCTTCGTCGACGGCATGGAGCTCAACTTCACCTTCGCGAACTGGAGCACCACGGACTGCCAGCCCCAGCGGGAGTTTTGCATCCGGGCCATCGCGGTGCACGAGTTCGGCCATGCACTCGGCTTCGCGCACGAGCAGAACCGTCCGGACCGGCCGGCCACCTGCGCGCAACCCGCCCAGGGCTCCAATGGCGACCAGATGATTGGGGCCTGGGACCTCCAGTCGGTGATGAACTACTGCAACCCGGTCTGGATCGGGAGCGGGCGGCTGAGTGCCACGGACATCGCGGGCGTCGTCCAGCTCTACGGTGACGTGCTGTGGAGCCGGGAGTTCGGCTACGACGCCTCCTGGCGCGTGGAGTACCACCCGCGTACCGCCGCGGACGTGAATGGGGATGGCCGGGCGGACATCGTCGGCTTCTCCCATGGCGGGGTGATCGTCGCGCTGTCCACCGGCTCCGGCTTCACTCCAGGCCAGCTCTGGCTGGCGGACTTCGGTTACACCGCCTCCTGGCGCGTGGAGTACCACCCGCGCACCCTGGCGGACGTGAACGGGGATGGCCGGGCGGACATCGTCGGCTTCTCCCATGGCGGGGTGATCGTCGCGCTGTCCACCGGCACCGGCTTCACTCCAGCCCAGTTCTGGCTGGCGGACTTCGGTTACACCGCCTCCTGGCGCGTGGAGTACCACCCGCGCACCCTGGCGGACGTGAACGGGGATGGCCGGGCGGACATCGTCGGCTTCTCCCATGGCGGGGTGATCGTCGCGCTGTCCACGGGCACCGGCTTCACTCCAGGCCAGCTCTGGCTGGCGGAGTTCGGCTACAACGCCTCCTGGCGCGTGGAGTACCACCCGCGCACCCTGGCGGACGTGAACGGGGATGGCCGGGCGGACATCGTCGGCTTCTCCCATGGCGGGGTGATCGTCGCGCTGTCCACGGGCACCGGCTTCACTCCAGCCCAGTTCTGGCTGGCGAGCTTCGGCTACAGCGCCGGGGATTGGCGCGTGGAGAAGCACCCGCGCACGCTGGCGGACATCAACGGGAATGGCCGTGCCGATATCATCGGCTTCGGCAACGCGGGTGTGTACACGCACCTGTACTGA